A window of the Bradyrhizobium ottawaense genome harbors these coding sequences:
- a CDS encoding glutamine amidotransferase produces MSFGSSKNGDNVLPFPGRRMVLTPEPAPLLPVLIVLHQETSTPGRVGNALRALGHPLDIRRPRFGDALPETLDRHAGAVIFGGPMSANDSDEYVRREIDWIEVPLREQRPFLGICLGAQMLAKQLGAQVAPHPEGRVEVGYYPIRPTEAGHALCPNWPERVYHWHGEGFQLPGGAELLAEGNDFPVQAFQHGHAFGLQFHPDVTYAMMHRWTTRGCVRMDSPGAHPRHLHFAVRAMHDVTERAWLKRFIDGWLARMPRSIMSEAAE; encoded by the coding sequence ATGTCGTTCGGGTCGAGCAAAAATGGCGACAATGTCCTGCCCTTTCCGGGGCGGAGGATGGTGCTCACCCCCGAGCCGGCGCCGTTACTGCCGGTTCTGATCGTCCTGCACCAGGAGACCTCGACCCCGGGCCGGGTCGGCAATGCGCTCCGCGCCCTCGGCCATCCCCTCGACATCAGGCGCCCGCGGTTCGGCGATGCCTTGCCGGAAACGCTGGATCGGCATGCCGGCGCGGTCATTTTCGGCGGCCCGATGAGCGCCAACGATTCCGATGAATATGTTCGCCGGGAAATCGACTGGATCGAAGTCCCCCTGCGCGAGCAGCGGCCGTTCCTGGGCATTTGCCTCGGCGCGCAGATGCTCGCCAAACAACTGGGCGCGCAGGTCGCGCCGCATCCCGAAGGCCGGGTCGAGGTCGGCTACTATCCGATCCGTCCGACCGAAGCCGGCCATGCGCTCTGCCCGAACTGGCCGGAGCGCGTCTACCATTGGCACGGCGAGGGATTTCAATTGCCTGGAGGCGCCGAATTGCTCGCCGAAGGCAATGATTTTCCGGTGCAGGCGTTCCAGCACGGCCATGCGTTCGGCTTGCAGTTTCACCCCGATGTCACCTACGCGATGATGCATCGCTGGACCACACGCGGCTGCGTGCGGATGGATTCACCGGGTGCACATCCGCGCCACCTGCACTTTGCCGTTCGCGCGATGCACGACGTCACCGAGCGCGCATGGCTGAAGCGCTTCATCGACGGCTGGCTCGCGCGCATGCCACGCTCGATCATGTCGGAAGCCGCGGAATAG
- a CDS encoding M20 family peptidase: MRRIIRNILLLAIAAIVVVAGVLAFNVVTHGSRQLQAAAVPRAAVDAQAAATRLSEAIRFRTISSYEKPEQHAEALRGMQTHIEKSFPAFHAAAKRELVANYSLLYTWEGSDPKAQPIGLLAHQDVVPVAPGTEKDWQQPPYDGVIADGYIWGRGSWDDKGNLYSMLEAAEAMAKAGFRPKRTIYFAFGHDEETAGTSGAKSIAALLASRGVHLDFVIDEGLLITEGIMKGLDKPAALIGVAEKGYATVVLNAHATPGHSSMPPRDTAIGMMSAALARLEDHRLPMQIRSSVAEMFDTMAPEMSGFNRVVLSNLWLFKPLLLREFEKSGPTEAMVRTTTALTIFNAGDKDNVLPGNAEATVNFRLIPGDTQSSVVDHVRSTIANERISITPFPGNTDPPPVTATASPSFQMLNRTIREIFPDVVVAPGLMVAATDSRHYVGVTDRIFRFSPVRANSDDLKRFHGTNERLSVEGYADMIRFYRRLIENCAG, translated from the coding sequence ATGCGCCGCATCATCCGTAACATCCTGCTGCTTGCGATCGCGGCGATCGTGGTTGTCGCCGGCGTGCTGGCGTTCAACGTGGTCACCCATGGCTCGCGGCAGCTTCAGGCCGCCGCGGTACCGCGCGCAGCGGTCGACGCCCAGGCGGCCGCGACGCGGCTGAGCGAGGCGATCCGGTTCCGGACCATTTCGAGCTACGAAAAGCCGGAGCAGCACGCCGAGGCGCTGCGCGGCATGCAGACCCATATCGAGAAGAGCTTTCCGGCGTTCCACGCCGCAGCCAAGCGCGAACTGGTCGCCAACTACAGCCTGCTCTACACGTGGGAAGGCTCGGACCCGAAGGCGCAGCCGATCGGTCTGCTCGCGCATCAGGACGTGGTGCCGGTCGCACCCGGCACCGAAAAAGACTGGCAGCAACCGCCCTATGACGGCGTGATTGCCGACGGCTACATCTGGGGCCGCGGTTCATGGGACGACAAGGGCAACCTTTATTCGATGCTGGAAGCCGCCGAGGCGATGGCCAAGGCCGGCTTCCGCCCGAAGCGAACCATCTATTTTGCCTTCGGCCATGACGAGGAAACCGCAGGCACATCGGGCGCCAAGTCGATCGCCGCGCTATTGGCCTCGCGCGGCGTTCACCTCGATTTCGTGATCGACGAGGGCCTGTTGATCACCGAAGGCATCATGAAGGGGCTCGACAAGCCGGCCGCGCTGATCGGTGTCGCCGAAAAGGGCTACGCCACGGTGGTGCTGAACGCGCATGCGACCCCCGGCCATTCTTCGATGCCGCCCCGCGATACCGCGATCGGCATGATGAGCGCGGCGCTGGCGCGGCTGGAAGATCATCGCCTGCCAATGCAGATCCGGAGCTCAGTGGCGGAAATGTTCGACACCATGGCGCCCGAGATGTCCGGCTTCAACCGCGTGGTGCTGTCGAATCTGTGGCTGTTCAAGCCGCTGCTGTTGCGCGAGTTCGAAAAGAGCGGGCCCACCGAAGCGATGGTGCGCACCACCACGGCGCTGACGATCTTCAATGCCGGCGACAAGGACAATGTGCTGCCCGGCAATGCCGAGGCGACCGTCAATTTCCGCCTGATCCCGGGCGACACGCAATCCAGTGTGGTCGATCATGTACGGAGCACGATCGCCAACGAACGCATTTCCATCACGCCGTTTCCCGGCAATACCGACCCGCCGCCGGTCACCGCAACCGCAAGCCCGTCGTTCCAGATGCTGAACCGCACGATCCGCGAAATCTTTCCGGATGTCGTCGTCGCGCCCGGCCTGATGGTGGCCGCCACCGACTCGCGTCACTATGTCGGCGTGACCGACAGGATTTTCCGCTTCTCGCCGGTGCGCGCGAATTCCGACGATCTGAAGCGGTTTCACGGCACCAACGAACGCCTCAGCGTCGAAGGCTATGCCGACATGATCCGGTTCTACCGGCGGCTGATCGAGAATTGCGCGGGGTGA
- a CDS encoding enoyl-CoA hydratase, with amino-acid sequence MDYQHILYEVSDKVATITLNRPDRMNAWTAIMERDVRHAMEQAAADDNVRVIVLTGAGRAFCAGADMEGLKAIDPNEIRRGESTPSFDMNRRADWQTRYAYYPAIPKPVIGMLNGATAGIGLVHALYCDLRFAADNTVFTTAFSRRGLIAEHGISWMLPLLVGHANALDLLMSARRVTSDEALRIGLVNRIYPPDQLREQTYAYARDLADFVSPSAISVIKRQLYDVPFQTLAEATIDANREMQIALKGSDFKEGVASFMEKRPPRFTGK; translated from the coding sequence GTGGACTATCAGCATATTCTTTATGAAGTCAGCGACAAGGTCGCGACCATCACGCTCAACCGCCCCGACCGCATGAATGCGTGGACGGCGATCATGGAACGCGACGTGCGCCACGCGATGGAGCAGGCCGCCGCCGACGACAATGTCCGCGTCATCGTGCTGACCGGCGCGGGACGCGCGTTCTGTGCCGGCGCCGACATGGAGGGATTGAAGGCGATCGATCCCAACGAGATCCGGCGCGGCGAGAGCACGCCGTCGTTCGACATGAATCGCCGTGCCGACTGGCAGACGCGCTATGCCTATTATCCCGCGATCCCGAAACCCGTGATCGGCATGCTGAACGGCGCCACCGCCGGCATCGGCCTGGTCCATGCGCTCTACTGCGACCTGCGGTTTGCGGCCGACAATACCGTCTTCACCACGGCGTTCTCGCGCCGCGGGCTGATTGCCGAACACGGCATCAGCTGGATGCTGCCGCTTCTGGTCGGCCACGCCAATGCGCTCGATCTCCTGATGTCGGCGCGCCGCGTCACTAGCGACGAGGCGTTGCGCATTGGCCTCGTCAACCGGATCTATCCGCCGGATCAACTGCGCGAGCAGACCTATGCCTATGCGCGCGACCTTGCCGACTTTGTCTCGCCCAGTGCGATCTCGGTGATCAAGCGCCAGCTCTACGACGTGCCGTTCCAGACGCTGGCGGAGGCGACCATCGACGCCAACCGCGAAATGCAGATCGCGCTGAAGGGGAGTGACTTCAAGGAGGGCGTGGCGAGCTTCATGGAGAAGCGGCCGCCAAGGTTTACGGGGAAGTGA
- a CDS encoding YggT family protein produces the protein MRAVLDIVIIVLDLYVWLLIASAILSWLIAFNVVNTRNQFVAAVAEFLYRITEPVLAPIRRVLPSMGGLDLSPIVLILIIMFIQRVIAYYIYPNVI, from the coding sequence ATGCGCGCCGTCCTCGATATCGTCATCATCGTCCTCGACCTATACGTCTGGCTTTTGATCGCTTCGGCCATCCTTTCCTGGCTGATCGCCTTCAATGTCGTGAATACGCGTAACCAGTTCGTCGCGGCGGTGGCCGAGTTCCTGTACCGGATCACCGAGCCGGTGCTGGCGCCGATTCGCCGGGTGCTGCCCAGCATGGGCGGGCTCGATCTCTCGCCGATCGTCCTGATCCTGATCATCATGTTCATCCAGCGGGTGATTGCCTACTACATCTATCCCAACGTCATCTGA
- a CDS encoding SDR family NAD(P)-dependent oxidoreductase — MTERVTLITGASAGIGAELARVFAAKGHRVALVARRTDRLTSLAAEITAAGGAAPVIIPCDLTQPDSGDRIAEALAASGVEVDFVVNNAGFGLFGRAFQRDRADQLDIIAVNIRALTDLSLRFSEQLIRNRGGILNIGSIAGFLPGPGMAVYYASKAYVLSFTEALRAELAPRGVRVTVVCPGPVPSEFQARAGFTPGFDSAVLKVLPANVAQQAYRGLMANKRAVMPGLGIKIVPFLLRLFPRGFILGAVGLLQLRQR; from the coding sequence GTGACTGAGCGTGTGACGCTGATTACCGGTGCATCGGCGGGCATAGGCGCCGAGCTGGCGCGCGTTTTTGCAGCCAAGGGTCATCGCGTTGCGCTGGTCGCGCGCCGGACGGATCGTCTGACCTCGCTGGCGGCTGAGATTACGGCTGCGGGCGGTGCTGCGCCTGTTATCATTCCCTGCGACCTGACGCAGCCTGATTCCGGCGACAGGATCGCCGAGGCTTTGGCTGCGAGCGGTGTCGAGGTCGACTTCGTCGTCAACAATGCGGGCTTCGGCCTGTTCGGCAGGGCGTTCCAGCGCGACCGGGCCGACCAGCTTGACATTATCGCGGTGAACATCCGCGCGCTGACCGACCTGTCGTTGCGGTTTTCCGAGCAATTGATCCGCAACCGCGGCGGCATCCTCAACATCGGTTCGATCGCGGGCTTTCTGCCGGGGCCGGGCATGGCGGTTTACTACGCGTCCAAGGCCTATGTGCTGTCATTTACCGAAGCGCTGCGCGCCGAGCTGGCGCCGCGGGGCGTCCGGGTGACCGTGGTCTGTCCGGGTCCGGTGCCCTCGGAATTTCAGGCGCGCGCCGGATTTACCCCCGGCTTCGATTCGGCGGTGCTCAAGGTGCTGCCGGCGAATGTCGCGCAGCAGGCCTATCGCGGTCTGATGGCCAACAAGCGGGCAGTGATGCCCGGGCTCGGCATCAAGATCGTGCCGTTCCTGCTTCGCCTGTTTCCGCGCGGATTTATCCTGGGCGCGGTCGGCCTGCTCCAGCTACGCCAGCGCTGA
- the folD gene encoding bifunctional methylenetetrahydrofolate dehydrogenase/methenyltetrahydrofolate cyclohydrolase FolD: MTARIIDGKVIAAELRERVAAEVARVKRDHQLTPGLAVVLVGHDPASEVYVRSKHKQTQAAGMASFEHKLPDDVAQADLLALISKLNRDPAVHGILVQLPLPKSIHTETVINAIDPAKDVDGLHPNNAGRLAGGFTALSPCTPLGCIILTKNVHASLEGMNAIVIGRSNLVGRPLVQLLLNENATVTIAHSRSRDLPQLCARADLVYAAVGRPEMVRADWIKPGATVIDVGINRLPTAEGKTRLVGDVAFKEAAEVAGAITPVPGGVGQMTVACLLVNTLRAACAIHKLPAPGV, encoded by the coding sequence ATGACGGCACGCATCATCGATGGAAAAGTCATTGCAGCGGAGCTTCGTGAGCGCGTCGCCGCAGAGGTCGCGCGGGTCAAGCGCGATCATCAGCTGACGCCGGGGCTGGCGGTGGTGCTGGTCGGCCATGATCCCGCCAGCGAAGTCTATGTCCGCAGCAAGCACAAGCAGACCCAGGCCGCCGGCATGGCCTCGTTCGAGCACAAATTGCCTGACGACGTCGCGCAAGCCGACCTGCTGGCGCTGATATCGAAGTTGAACCGCGACCCCGCGGTGCACGGCATTCTCGTGCAATTGCCGCTGCCGAAATCGATCCACACCGAAACCGTCATCAACGCCATCGATCCGGCCAAGGACGTCGACGGGCTGCATCCGAACAATGCCGGACGGCTCGCCGGCGGCTTTACCGCGCTGTCGCCCTGCACGCCGCTCGGTTGCATCATCCTGACCAAGAACGTGCATGCCTCGCTCGAGGGCATGAACGCGATCGTGATCGGCCGCTCCAATCTGGTCGGCCGTCCCTTGGTGCAACTGCTGCTCAACGAAAACGCCACGGTGACGATCGCGCATTCGCGCTCGCGCGATCTGCCGCAACTTTGCGCCCGTGCCGATCTGGTCTATGCCGCCGTCGGCCGGCCCGAAATGGTGCGCGCGGACTGGATCAAGCCGGGCGCCACCGTGATCGATGTCGGCATCAACCGGTTGCCGACGGCTGAAGGCAAGACCCGGTTGGTCGGCGATGTCGCGTTCAAGGAAGCGGCTGAAGTGGCCGGCGCTATCACGCCGGTGCCCGGCGGTGTCGGGCAGATGACGGTGGCCTGCCTGCTGGTCAACACGCTGCGCGCGGCATGCGCGATTCACAAGCTGCCGGCGCCGGGGGTGTGA
- the ppa gene encoding inorganic diphosphatase codes for MRIDAISIGNNPPDEVNVIIEVPVGGEPIKYEMDKDAGTLVVDRFLYTAMRYPGNYGFIPHTLSGDGDPCDVLVANTRAIVPGAVMSVRPVGVLLMEDEAGGDEKIIAVPSSKLTQRYDKVRNYNDLPDITLQQIQHFFEHYKDLEPGKWVKVLRWGDATDAHRLILEGIARAKGKQK; via the coding sequence ATGCGCATTGACGCCATTTCGATCGGAAACAATCCGCCCGACGAGGTCAACGTCATCATCGAAGTTCCGGTGGGCGGCGAGCCGATCAAATACGAAATGGACAAGGACGCCGGCACGCTGGTGGTCGACCGCTTCCTCTATACGGCGATGCGCTATCCCGGCAATTACGGCTTCATCCCGCACACGCTATCGGGCGACGGCGATCCCTGCGACGTGCTGGTCGCCAACACCCGTGCCATCGTCCCGGGCGCGGTCATGAGCGTCCGCCCGGTCGGCGTGCTGCTGATGGAAGACGAAGCCGGCGGCGACGAGAAGATCATCGCGGTTCCCTCATCGAAGCTGACCCAGCGCTACGACAAGGTGAGGAACTACAACGATCTCCCCGACATCACGCTGCAGCAGATCCAGCACTTCTTCGAGCACTACAAGGATCTCGAGCCCGGCAAATGGGTGAAGGTGCTGCGCTGGGGCGACGCTACCGATGCCCACAGGCTGATCCTGGAAGGCATCGCGCGCGCCAAGGGAAAACAGAAGTAA
- a CDS encoding DUF167 domain-containing protein, protein MDPWRYSTEGISIALRVTPRGGRDDIDGIETLANGRSVVKVRVRAIAEGGEANRAVMELLAKALGVPKARVRMLSGTTSRMKQVAVDGDPKILGETLRKAMAVKLEKTKD, encoded by the coding sequence ATGGATCCTTGGCGCTATTCCACCGAGGGCATCAGCATTGCATTGCGGGTAACCCCGCGCGGCGGCCGCGACGATATCGACGGCATTGAAACGCTCGCCAACGGGCGCAGCGTGGTCAAGGTCCGGGTACGCGCCATCGCCGAGGGCGGCGAGGCCAACCGCGCGGTCATGGAATTGCTGGCCAAGGCGCTCGGCGTGCCCAAGGCCAGGGTCAGGATGCTGTCCGGCACCACCTCGCGGATGAAGCAGGTTGCCGTCGACGGCGATCCCAAAATTCTTGGCGAGACCTTGCGGAAGGCAATGGCCGTCAAATTAGAGAAGACAAAGGATTGA
- a CDS encoding TerB family tellurite resistance protein, with protein sequence MLDGLRQFIADIVSPGAQEERTFDDTGYRLAATALLVHVVSLDGEPTEVEKRKLHSLIESSFKLDPGTADRLIASATKVEGEAVDLYHFTSVIMRSVNEEGRLRIIEMMWELVYADGQVSEFEDNVVWRAADLLGVSSRDRIDLKHRVAERQSVPSPSASRAADAAM encoded by the coding sequence ATGCTCGACGGACTTCGCCAATTCATTGCCGACATTGTCTCCCCCGGTGCGCAGGAGGAGCGGACGTTCGACGATACCGGCTATCGCCTGGCGGCGACCGCGCTTCTGGTCCACGTCGTCTCGCTCGATGGCGAGCCGACCGAAGTCGAGAAACGCAAGTTGCACAGCCTGATCGAGAGCAGTTTCAAGCTTGATCCCGGCACCGCGGACCGGTTGATCGCCTCGGCGACCAAGGTCGAGGGCGAGGCGGTCGATCTCTATCATTTCACCAGCGTCATCATGCGCTCGGTAAACGAGGAGGGCCGGCTGCGCATCATCGAGATGATGTGGGAGCTGGTCTATGCCGATGGCCAGGTCAGCGAGTTCGAGGACAATGTCGTCTGGCGTGCCGCGGATCTGCTCGGCGTTTCCTCGCGCGACCGGATCGATCTCAAGCACCGTGTGGCGGAGCGGCAATCGGTCCCGTCCCCAAGCGCTTCGAGGGCCGCCGACGCGGCCATGTGA